One Panicum virgatum strain AP13 chromosome 9K, P.virgatum_v5, whole genome shotgun sequence genomic region harbors:
- the LOC120652991 gene encoding serine/threonine-protein kinase WAG1-like has product MHMEAPPPMDAAHDPAPISPLSSDAALSPHFPPALAAADAAALDLSFTSTASASASTSSFTTATTFSARSSLSLPSFSSSTSLSPRPHSSAASPHWAHLAAARAATPDGVLRLAHLHLIRELGHGHLARVFLCRLKSSPPASPLFALKVVDLRDDDPSRVSHVLAESRVLSSLDHPFVPTLYARLDAGRYACFLMDYCSGGDLHAVLWRRPGGRLPVAAARFYAAEVLLALEYLHALGFVYRDLKPENVLLRGDGHVVLSDFDLALPASVEPAVRQRHVRKQSRRRKSILLPSCFSGANGGRGGDEEELEIDAKERFEFVAEPTTASSKDCVGTHEYLAPELVSGSGHGNGVDWWAFGVFLYELVYGRTPFKGHTKEVTLKNILSKQVTYPQLDGEADAAQLRDLVGRLLERDPRRRMGAARGAAEIKRHPFFAGVDWALIRCVAPPVVPDKEAAAGMDRKAAKLGSWSSMGSNCSSKKRKSSSFNGRRSNCEERQGVFRKLMSWSQERRPSKIKTTVNKVKMTA; this is encoded by the coding sequence ATGCACAtggaagcgccgccgccgatggacGCGGCCCACGACCCCGCGCCCATCTCCCCGCTCTCCTCCGATGCCGCCCTCTCCCCGCACTTCCCGCCGGCGCTCGcggccgcggacgccgccgcgctcgacctctccttcacctccaccgcctccgcctccgcctccacctcctccttcaCCACGGCCACCACCTTCAGCGCGCGGAGCTCGCTGTCGCtgccctccttctcctcctccacctcgctCTCCCCGCGCCCGCACTCCTCCGCCGCGTCCCCGCACTGggcgcacctcgccgccgcgcgtgccGCCACGCCCGACGGCGTCCTCCGCCTCGCGCACCTCCACCTCATCCGCgagctcggccacggccacctcGCGCGCGTCTTCCTCTGCCGCCTCAAGAGCTCCCCGCCGGCCTCCCCGCTCTTCGCGCTCAAGGTCGTCGACCTCCGTGACGACGACCCGTCCAGGGTCTCCCACGTCCTCGCCGAGTCGCGCGTCCTCTCCTCGCTCGACCACCCCTTCGTGCCCACCCTCTACGCGCGCCTCGACGCCGGCAGATACGCTTGCTTCCTCATGGACTACTGCTCCGGGGGCGACCTCCACGCCGTGCTCTGGCGCCGCCCCGGTGGTCGCCTGCCCGTCGCCGCGGCGAGGTTCTACGCCGCGGAGGTGCTGCTCGCGCTCGAGTACCTCCACGCCCTCGGCTTCGTGTACCGCGACCTCAAGCCGGAGAACGTCCTGCTCCGGGGCGACGGCCACGTCGTGCTCTCCGATTTCGACCTCGCGCTCCCGGCGTCCGTGGAGCCCGCAGTCCGCCAACGCCATGTGCGGAAGCAGAGCCGCCGCAGGAAGAGCATCCTGCTGCCGTCGTGCTTCTCTGGCGCcaatggcggccgcggaggcgacgaggaggagctggagaTCGACGCGAAGGAGCGGTTCGAGTTCGTGGCCGagccgacgacggcgagctccaAGGACTGCGTGGGCACGCACGAGTACCTCGCGCCGGAGCTCGTGAGCGGGAGCGGCCACGGCAACGGCGTCGACTGGTGGGCCTTCGGCGTGTTCCTGTACGAGCTCGTCTACGGCCGCACGCCCTTCAAGGGCCACACCAAGGAGGTCACCCTCAAGAACATCCTCTCCAAGCAGGTCACCTACCCGCAGCTCGACGGCGAGGCCGACGCGGCCCAGCTGCGGGACCTCGTCGGGCGGCTTCTTGAGCgggacccgcgccgccgcatgGGCGCCGCCCGCGGGGCCGCCGAGATCAAGCGCCACCCGTTCTTCGCGGGCGTGGACTGGGCGCTGATACGGTGCGTGGCGCCCCCCGTGGTGCCGGACAAGGAGGCCGCTGCGGGCATGGACAGGAAGGCAGCGAAGCTCGGGAGCTGGAGCAGCATGGGCAGCAACTGCAGCAGCAAGAAGCGGAAGAGCAGCAGCTTCAACGGGAGGAGGTCGAATTGCGAGGAGAGGCAGGGGGTCTTCCGCAAGCTCATGAGCTGGAGCCAGGAGAGACGACCCAGCAAGATCAAGACGACGGTGAACAAAGTAAAAATGACAGCCTGA
- the LOC120652992 gene encoding phosphomevalonate kinase, peroxisomal-like: protein MEVVASAPGKVLIAGGYLVLERPNAGLVLSTTARFYAVVRPLRDSLPADSWAWAWTDVKVASPQLSREATYKLSLKKSTLQLTSVRESANPFVEQAIQFSIAAAKATITDTERKDALDKLLLQGLSITILGCNDFYSYRKQIEARGPPLTPEVLLSLPPFSSITFNSEAANGTMTGEKCKPEVAKTGLGSSAAMTTSVVAALLHYLGAVDLSFPGQSSSDGATERDLNLLHAIAQSAHCIAQGKIGSGFDVSAAVYGSQRYIRFSPEILSSAQATGGTCLSDVVSDIVTQRWDHENTQFSLPPLMTLLLGEPGTGGTSTPSMVGSVKRWQKSDPEKSKDTWSKLGIANTALENQLRILKKLSEEQREAYESVVRSCSRLAYGKWTEVATNQHQEAIVRSLLAARDAFLEIRRHMREMGIAASVPIEPESQRQLLDATMNMEGVLLAGVPGAGGFDAVFSVTLGDASNAVACAWSSYGVLPRLVRGDHRGVSLEDADPRTREVSAAVSSIQII from the exons ATGGAAGT GGTGGCGTCGGCGCCGGGGAAGGTGCTCATCGCGGGGGGCTACCTCGTGCTGGAGCGCCCCAACgccggcctcgtcctcagcACCACCGCCCGGTTCTACGCCGTCGTCCGCCCCCTCCGCGACAGCCTCCCCGCCGACTCCTGGGCCTGG GCATGGACGGATGTCAAGGTGGCTTCCCCTCAGCTCTCCCGGGAGGCCACATACAAGCTGTCCCTGAAGAAATCGACGCTGCAATTGACGTCTGTAAG GGAATCTGCAAACCCTTTTGTGGAGCAGGCCATACAGTTCTCCATAGCAGCCGCTAAAGCCACCATTACTGACACGGAGAGGAAGGATGCTTTAGATAAGCTGCTGTTGCAAG GTCTGAGCATTACGATTCTGGGTTGCAATGACTTCTACTCTTATAGAAAGCAG ATTGAAGCACGTGGTCCCCCTCTTACTCCGGAGGTATTGCTTTCATTGCCTCCATTCTCTTCAATTACATTTAACTCAGAAGCTGCTAATGGAACAATGACTGGAGAAAAATGTAAACCTGAAGTAGCCAAAACTGGACTTGGGTCATCGGCTGCCATGACCACGTCAGTTGTTGCAGCTCttcttcactatcttggtgcTGTTGACCTTTCATTTCCTGGACAATCTTCCAGTGATGGTGCAACGGAACGAGATCTTAACTTGCTTCATGCTATCGCCCAAAGCGCACATTGTATAGCACAAGGGAAAATTGGAAGTGGTTTTGATGTTAGTGCTGCTGTCTATGGTAGTCAGCGCTACATAAGGTTCTCTCCAGAAATACTTTCCTCAGCTCAG GCTACAGGTGGGACTTGCTTGTCGGATGTAGTATCAGATATTGTTACACAAAGGTGGGATCATGAGAATACGCAATTTTCATTGCCTCCTCTGATGACCCTT ctCCTTGGCGAACCTGGAACTGGTGGAACTTCTACTCCATCAATGGTTGGATCTGTGAAACGGTGGCAGAAGTCTGACCCTGAGAAATCCAAAGATACATGGAGTAAGCTGGGAATTGCCAATACAGCGCTGGAGAACCAACTGAGAATCTTAAAAAAACTTTCTGAAGAGCAACGGGAGGCATATGAATCTGTAGTGCGGTCCTGTAGTCGTCTTGCATATGGGAAG TGGACAGAGGTGGCTACTAACCAACATCAAGAAGCAATTGTTAGATCACTGCTGGCTGCAAGGGATGCTTTCCTTGAGATAAGGCGTCATATGCGTGAGATGGGCATAGCAGCCAGTGTTCCA ATTGAGCCAGAGTCACAAAGACAACTACTAGATGCCACTATGAATATGGAGGGTGTTCTACTAGCTGGAGTTCCCGGAGCTGGTGGCTTTGATGCAGTTTTTTCAGTGACTTTGGGTGATGCAAGTAATGCTGTAGCATGTGCCTGGAGCTCATATGGCGTTCTGCCACGTCTTGTTCGAGGAGACCACCGGGGTGTTTCACTGGAAGATGCTGATCCAAGGACCAGGGAGGTTTCAGCAGCTGTATCATCCATTCAAATTATTTGA